A window from Podospora bellae-mahoneyi strain CBS 112042 chromosome 1 map unlocalized CBS112042p_1, whole genome shotgun sequence encodes these proteins:
- a CDS encoding uncharacterized protein (COG:P; EggNog:ENOG503NXET), protein MGLKSHRWDPTTWRLKDFVNLDEIGPRMWTSFKENWYMGFTSFGGPPVHFKIFHDKYVSKLSWIDETVYQELFSICQAFSGPGSTKMHYCINLLRLGFPPAVLSFFLWSLPGALGMFGLAIGISNVGETLPRAVYALLSGLNAATVGIIALAAVQLAQKAITDKLTRLLVYLGAAAGLLYNALWYFPVLMLAAGVVAVVWDFRWLHGPVLWVVSKVKKGKVRDEEREVELREQRVPGGSGAEREVVREEDGKGTRERVSTGGDNADGQSQQQLRREEEEAEERVVPRSHQISVMSWKSGLALIVAFLASFVAVMLTRGLIPANPLLYRLFSNLYLAGTIIFGGGPVVIPLLREYIVAENWVSPRDFLIGLALIQGFPGPNFNFAVYLGTLTAINGGYSGVLGGFLGFLAIFLPGLWTVHGTMGLWSAIRGWRWVKSSLRGVNAAAVGLIYTAVYRLWQIGWIDEGFSQGKSLADDPWWVVVTAGSYVGGAWFGVEPPVACIFGAVLGLVRYGVVEAQGY, encoded by the exons aTGGGCCTCAAATCCCACCGCTGGGACCCAACAACATGGCGTCTCAAAGACtttgtcaacctcgacgagaTCGGTCCTCGGATGTGGACTTCTTTCAAGGAGAACTGGTACATGGGGTTCACCTCTTTTGGTGGCCCGCCGGTGCATTTCAAGATT TTCCACGATAAATACGTCTCCAAACTCTCCTGGATCGACGAGACAGTC TACCAAGAACTCTTCTCCATCTGCCAAGCCTTCTCCGGCCCCGGCTCGACAAAAATGCACTACtgcatcaacctcctccgcctcggctTCCCCCCCGccgtcctctccttcttcctctggtCGCTCCCGGGTGCGTTGGGGATGTTTGGTCTCGCGATTGGTATCTCCAACGTTGGAGAAACACTTCCCCGTGCGGTTTATGCGTTGCTATCTGGCCTCAACGCGGCTACTGTTGGGATTATTGCTCTGGCGGCTGTGCAATTGGCGCAAAAGGCTATTACGGACAAGCtgacgaggttgttggtttaTTTGGGCGCGGCAGCCGGGTTGTTGTACAATGCTCTATGGTACTTTCCCgtgttgatgctggcggcgggggtggtggctgtggtgtGGGATTTTAGGTGGTTGCATGGGCCGGTTTTGTGGGTTGTGagcaaggtgaagaaggggaaggtcagggatgaggagagggaggtggaatTGAGGGAGCAACGAGTGCCGGGGGGTTCgggggcggagagggaggttgtgagggaggaagatgggaaggggacCAGGGAGAGGGTTTCAACTGGGGGTGATAATGCGGACGGGCAGTCGCAACAGCAGCTCagacgggaggaggaagaggcagaggagaggGTTGTGCCGAGGAGCCACCAGATCAGCGTCATGTCCTGGAAGTCAGGGCTGGCGCTGATTGTGGCTTTTCTGGCGTCGTTTGTCGCGGTTATGCTCACTCGTGGCCTCATCCCGGCGAACCCGTTGCTGTATAGGCTGTTTAGCAACCTCTACCTGGCGGGTACGATTATTTTTGGGGGCGGGCCGGTGGTTATCCCGCTGTTGAGGGAGTATATCGTTGCGGAGAATTGGGTTTCCCCTAGAGACTTCTTGATTGGGCTGGCGCTTATCCAGGGGTTTCCGGGGCCGAATTTCAACTTTGCTGTTTACTTGGGTACCCTCACGGCGATTAATGGGGGGTATTCTGGGGTGCTGGGAGGGTTTTTGGGTTTCTTGGCGATCTTCTTGCCTGGGTTGTGGACTGTTCATGGGACCATGGGTCTTTGGAGTGCGAtcagggggtggaggtgggtgaaGAGCTCGTTGAGGGGTGTgaatgctgctgctgttgggttgATTTACACGGCCGTGTATAGACTGTGGCAGATTGGGTGGATTGATGAGGGGTTCAGTCAGGGGAAGAGTTTGGCGGATGATCcttggtgggtggttgttACAGCGGGAAGCTACGTGGGTGGTGcttggtttggggttgagCCGCCGGTAGCGTGTATCTTTGGGGctgtgttggggttggtgaggtatggggttgttgaggctcAGGGGTATTGA
- a CDS encoding uncharacterized protein (EggNog:ENOG503P9DT; COG:S), producing MRPALISVVALSAAVSCQLVVPLLQQRAEAAPPSQRTLNHNQKIMDPNNGPGPALPPDSGVPSRTDPPTHSGGGGVILSDVIGRDRSVNLFAGFIRDIESTSVRLDDPSKNTTVLAPLNSAVEGLPRKPWEDPREYGALGPDAYEGGDGHERAQKNIQRFVEAHLIPVGIWSKGQKVKTLLGDREVWWEEKEDGTRVVQPGDIEVVEVSSSVANGEVWILKKVRNYA from the exons ATGCGCCCTGCTCTTATTTCTGTCGTTGCTCTGAGTGCCGCCGTTTCCTGTCAACTTGTCGTACCCCTCTTGCAGCAAAGAGCGGAAGCAGCCCCGCCGTCACAGCGAACTCTCAACCACAATCAAAAGATCATGGACCCCAACAACGGCCCCGGTCCGGCGTTGCCTCCGGACTCCGGAGTTCCGTCGAGGACTGACCCACCTACGCActctggcggcggtggtgttaTTCTTTCGGATGTGATCGGCCGGGATAGGTCTGTCAACTTATTTGCAGG CTTCATCAGAGATATTGAATCCACCTCGGTTCGGCTTGATGACCCGTCAAAAAACACAACGGTGCTCGCACCGCTCAACTCTGCGGTGGAGGGCTTACCTCGTAAACCATGGGAAGATCCCAGAGAGTACGGTGCCCTTGGGCCCGATGCTTatgaaggaggtgatggccATGAGAGGGCACAGAAAAACATTCAGCGGTTTGTGGAGGCTCACCTTATCCCGGTTGGTATCTGGTCCAAGGGCCAGAAGGTGAAGACCCTGCTTGGGGATAGGGAGGTGTGgtgggaagaaaaggaagacgGGACCCGTGTGGTGCAGCCGGGGGATattgaggttgttgaggtttCGAGCTCTGTTGCGAATGGTGAGGTGTGGATTTTGAAGAAGGTTCGGAATTATGCCtga
- a CDS encoding uncharacterized protein (EggNog:ENOG503PH6A), with product MKFQAILIATLSATGLASPVPEPQAKPKFVQAYTLRLSSRTPSLDGKPLTLSNTTLGIFPSSPSTPLFYPIRNPQTNLLELHSPQTSSALALVGTHGLLSLSAVPNPASVTVPTGTTLDWQNFDLSDDVSAGSLTYAGSTKDGSWVAFPVGKGQAGEWAVKWKDVTATTTQNYIPVKVVYEVVEGFHITA from the exons ATGAAGTTCCAGgccatcctcatcgccacccTCTCGGCCACCGGCCTCGCCTCCCCCGTCCCTGAGCCTCAGGCCAAGCCCAAGTTCGTCCAGGCTTACACCCTCCGTCTCTCCTC GCGCACCCCCTCCCTAGACGGAAAacccctaaccctctccaacacaaccctcggcatcttcccctcctccccctccacccccctcttctaCCCCATCCgcaacccccaaaccaacctcctcgagctgcattccccccaaacctcctccgccctcgccctaGTAGGCACCCAcggcctcctctccctctccgccgtcCCCAACCCGGCCTCCGTCACCGTCCCCACCGGCACGACCCTCGACTGGCAAAACTTTGACCTCTCCGACGACGTCTCCGCCGGCTCCCTCACCTACGCAGGCAGCACCAAGGACGGCTCCTGGGTCGCCTTCCCCGTCGGAAAGGGTCAGGCGGGCGAGTGGGCCGTCAAGTGGAAGGacgtcaccgccaccacgACCCAAAACTACATCCCCGTCAAGGTTGTCtacgaggttgtcgaggggTTCCACATTACTGCTTAG
- the SDH2 gene encoding succinate dehydrogenase complex, subunit B (EggNog:ENOG503NVAA; BUSCO:EOG09263X1F; COG:C) — protein sequence MAALRSTASALLGAAAARPSLRMAAAAPSAFRGMAQLADAAQQNNTASEQANLKTFQIYRWNPDQPSEKPKMQSYTLDLNKTGPMVLDALIRIKNEIDPTLTFRRSCREGICGSCAMNINGTNTLACLCRIPNEDKADMKIYPLPHTYVVKDLVPDLTQFYKQYKSIKPYLQRDTPAPDGREYRQTKADRKKLDGLYECILCACCSTSCPSYWWNSEEYLGPAILLQSYRWLVDSRDEKTLQRQDALNNSMSLYRCHTILNCTRTCPKGLNPGQAIQSIKKQMAF from the exons ATGGCCGCTCTCCGCTCTACCGCTTCTGCTCTCTtgggcgccgccgccgcgagGCCTTCGCTTCGCatggccgccgccgccccgtCTGCCTTCCGCGGCATGGCCCAGCTCGCCGACGCCGCCCAGCAGAACAACACGGCTTCCGAGCAGGCCAACCTCAAGACCTTCCAGATCTACCGCTGGAACCCCGACCAGCCCTCCGAGAAGCCCAAGATGCAGTCCTACACCCTCGATCTCAACAAGACCGGCCCCATGGTTCTCGACGCCCTCATCCGCATCAAGAACGAGATCGACCCTACCCTCACCTTCCGCCGCAGCTGCAGAGAGGGTATCTGCGGCTCTTGCGCCATGAACATCAACGGCACCAACACCCTGGCTTGCTTGT GCCGCATCCCCAACGAGGACAAGGCCGACATGAAGATCTACCCTCTGCCGCACACCTACGTCGTCAAGGATCTCGTTCCCGATCTCACCCAGTTCTACAAGCAGTACAAGTCCATTAAGCCCTACCTGCAAAGAGATACCCCTGCCCCAGAT GGAAGGGAGTACAGACAGACCAAGGCGGAccgcaagaagctcgacgGTCTTTACGAGTGCATTCTCTGCGCGTGCTGCTCGACCTCGTGCCCTTCATACTGGTGGAACTCGGAGGAGTACCTCGGCCCCGCCATCCTTCTCCAGTCCTACAGATGGCTTGTCGATTCCCGTGACGAGAAGACGCTCCAGCGCCAGGATGCACTTAACAACTCGATGAGCTTGTACCGCTGCCACACCATTCTCAACTGCACAAGGACATGCCCCAAGGGTCTCAACCCCGGCCAGGCCATCCAGtccatcaagaagcagatggctttttaa
- the SIN3 gene encoding Transcriptional regulatory protein sin3 (EggNog:ENOG503NTW5; COG:B) — MNSQPLHPGPGAAFDRERDMEEQRHRALQQDEIARRERERERDRDRDRDRDRDDAERQHREPYQPAAPHHSSAGSLPIHQPVASRISNSITGPGGLLANHNNPAPALPVGGPPGPAPSFGGALHSADAGRPPQHGAPGAAPAPPHQMFGPMVHGPNGPPPNSLGGAGGGPGPAAIFGGPLQQQQQENGRALAQEGARSMQQLPFGPGVNPPHGMTPGSNNMGQGQQPILNDALSYLDQVKVQFSEQPDVYNKFLDIMKDFKSQTIDTPGVINRVSELFAGHPTLIQGFNTFLPPGYRIECGLENNPNSIRVTTPSGSMIHSIGAPRPAQLEPAPPTSNPPQGYIGTVRPGPWQQVLQHSVESPEATFSVPAQNGPPGFPGSSQSASFETSPNQPRSVPAVPNGSALSQPPVPRTAHTPTPGAGPPSANGSAAQQASMEKRGPVEFNHAISYVNKIKNRFQDKPEIYKQFLEILQTYQREQKPIQDVYSQVTTLFHSAPDLLEDFKQFLPESAAQNRSAGQRPDETMPMAITTPTPQPGSLQRDGPKMPPVGNFAPPASAAKETKKRRAEKPATAASASVANEQAQSSALRGSLPAATTGNKRMKVTHKPNNADVAFIESTLTPTMPEPLPPTPINISHQDELAFFEKVKKHIGNRTANTEFLKLINMWNNDLIDTPTLVYKANQFMGGNPELLASLRAILRYDDATDDFVENKPEPPTGKVSLSNCRGFGPSYRLLPRRERLKPCTGRDELCQSVLNDEWASHPTWASEDSGFVAHRKNAYEEGLHRIEEERHDYDFFIEANQKCIQLLEPIAHSMLNMPASERHNFTMPVGLGGQSTSIYKRVLKKIYGPEKGCEVANDLFRNPYAVVPIVLARLKQKDEEWRFTQREWEKVWQNQTEAMHLKSLDHMGIQVKISDKRSLSAKHLVDSIKTKHEEQRRIRLAKGQTARYQFLYKLEDQGVLLDLLRLMVVYVNSNGGHSGVEKRRIIELFEKFIPTFFDIPDEKFQERINDIEVESAEEDEDDGTPLELTNGRSRRNGKKSDLLRGVLDPGRNGSRSRGQKEGSAASGSKETTPDVGSANEEEMPDAPEDGSVPEVSNGRWLPTIPRPAIVDKSKGDPANDLVDVDGELKADAPFTRSVYNFYCNQTIYVFFTIFTTLYKRLLDVKESRASVFEEIEREQAEKPAKTLGTVNGGLKFFDPTNPESFWPKTVQLIEDYIGGEVDENRYQDVLRHYYLKRGWKLYTIQDVLKSLCRLALQCNNPDAKGEKAKELVKAFLDSRAQSETSFQNEISMRKFAEKCIKDGEMFVISWNPKGKFATTRWLQKDETTFYTDEMERVQQWQYYISSYIRIENTEGIPRSRLQKVLLERNLPSDAKDSSDDGFLPKPLVYSENLIVRTCLNSYKMVFEQGTSDCAVYSTDSAREVEVDGDEDAAQAMFSAELRGEKIKERLLINNQWMKGHSHDEVQRSKDDFQRWMDGVVGGVDGGEGQGQDVAMEG, encoded by the exons ATGAATAGCCAGCCCCTGCACCCAGGCCCCGGAGCCGCCTTTGATCGCGAGCGCGACATGGAGGAGCAACGCCATCGTGCCCTCCAACAGGACGAGATTGCCCGACGGGAACGAGAAAGAGAGCGCGACCGTGACCGTGACCGCGACCGTGATCGTGACGACGCTGAGCGCCAGCACCGCGAACCCTACCAGCCCGCTGCCCCCCATCACAGCAGTGCCGGCTCCCTCCCTATCCACCAACCCGTCGCATCCAGAATATCAAACTCCATCACCGGCCCTGGAGGCTTGCTGGCAAATCACAATAATCCTGCCCCCGCTCTGCCAGTTGGTGGACCTCCCGGCCCTGCGCCTAGTTTTGGTGGAGCGCTTCACTCTGCCGACGCCGGTCGCCCCCCTCAGCATGGCGCCCCCGGAGCTGCCCCAGCCCCTCCGCACCAAATGTTTGGACCTATGGTACATGGACCAAAtggtcctcctcccaactccttgggtggtgccggtggagggcCGGGACCAGCTGCCATCTTCGGCGGGCcgttgcagcagcagcagcaggagaatggGCGGGCGCTGGCGCAAGAAGGGGCCCGCAGCATGCAGCAGCTCCCCTTTGGCCCCGGCGTAAATCCTCCTCATGGCATGACTCCTGGCTCAAATAACATGGGCCAAGGGCAGCAGCCGATCTTGAAC GATGCGTTAAGCTATCTTGATCAGGTGAAGGTTCAGTTCTCCGAACAGCCCGATGTGTACAACAAATTCTTGGACATTATGAAGGACTTCAAGAGTCAAAC AATCGACACGCCGGGCGTGATCAATAGGGTGTCCGAGCTTTTCGCTGGCCATCCGACGTTAATCCAAGGGTTCaacaccttcctccctcctggCTATCGCATCGAGTGCGGCCTGGAGAACAACCCCAATAGCATCCGCGTGACCACCCCATCCGGGTCCATGATTCACTCGATCGGAGCGCCCCGACCAGCGCAACTCGAGCCAGCACCTCCGACATCGAACCCTCCTCAAGGATACATTGGCACCGTGAGACCTGGGCCGTGGCAGCAGGTTTTGCAACACAGCGTGGAAAGTCCCGAGGCTACCTTCAGTGTCCCGGCCCAGAACGGTCCACCAGGGTTCCCTGGCTCAAGCCAGAGCGCGTCTTTCGAAACTAGCCCGAATCAACCAAGATCAGTGCCGGCGGTTCCCAACGGTTCTGCCCTGAGCCAACCTCCAGTCCCGCGAACAGCACACACTCCAACACCTGGCGCCGGTCCACCAAGTGCAAACGGTTCTGCCGCTCAGCAGGCCAGCATGGAAAAGCGGGGACCCGTCGAGTTCAACCACGCGATCAGTTACGTGAATAAGATCAAG AATCGCTTCCAGGACAAACCCGAAATCTACAAGCAATTCTTGGAGATACTCCAAACGTACCAACGCGAGCAAAAGCCCATCCAAGACGTATATTCGCAAGTCACGACGCTCTTCCACTCGGCCCCCGATCTTCTCGAAGACTTCAAACAATTTCTCCCCGAGTCGGCCGCGCAGAACCGATCCGCCGGTCAGCGACCTGACGAAACGATGCCCATGGCAATCACCACTCCCACGCCCCAGCCCGGCAGTCTCCAGCGCGACGGTCCCAAGATGCCTCCGGTTGGCAATTTTGCGCCACCGGCGAGCGCCGCgaaggagaccaagaagcGACGCGCCGAGAAACCTGCGACTGCCGCTTCTGCCTCTGTCGCGAACGAACAAGCGCAGTCATCTGCTCTCCGCGGATCGTTACCTGCCGCCACGACTGGCAACAAACGGATGAAGGTGACGCACAAGCCCAACAATGCCGATGTTGCCTTTATCGAGTCAACTTTGACTCCCACTATGCCCgagcctctccctcccactcccatcaACATTTCCCACCAAGACGAGCTTGCGTTTTTCGAGAAAGTCAAGAAGCATATTGGCAACCGAACCGCCAACACAGAATTCCTCAAGCTGATCAACATGTGGAACAACGACCTGATCGACACACCTACCTTGGTCTACAAGGCGAACCAGTTTATGGGCGGCAATCCCGAGTTGCTTGCCAGTCTGCGGGCTATCCTCAGGTACGACGACGCCACAGATGATTTCGTCGAGAACAAACCCGAGCCACCCACGGGCAAGGTTTCCCTGAGCAATTGTCGCGGCTTCGGCCCGAGCTACCGACTCCTCCCTAGAAGGGAACGGCTCAAGCCTTGCACCGGCCGCGACGAGCTCTGCCAATCGGTTCTCAATGATGAGTGGGCGTCACACCCGACCTGGGCCTCCGAAGACTCCGGTTTTGTTGCCCACAGAAAGAATGCGTACGAGGAAGGTCTCCACCGtatcgaggaggagcgccaTGACTACGACTTCTTCATCGAGGCTAACCAGAAGTGCATCCAGCTCTTGGAGCCCATTGCTCACAGTATGCTCAACATGCCGGCGTCAGAAAGACACAACTTCACCATGCCTGTAGGACTCGGAGGGCAGAGTACTTCGATCTACaagagggtgttgaagaagattTACGGCCCGGAGAAGGGCTGCGAGGTTGCCAACGACTTGTTCCGAAACCCCTACGCCGTTGTACCTATTGTGTTGGCGCGTTTGAAGCAGAAGGACGAGGAGTGGCGGTTTACGCAAAGAGAATGGGAGAAAGTGTGGCAGAACCAGACCGAGGCTATGCACCTCAAGAGTTTGGACCACATGGGTATCCAAGTCAAGATCAGCGACAAGCGCAGCCTCTCTGCCAAACATCTCGTTGACAGTATCAAGACCAAGCACGAAGAACAGCGCCGTATCCGTCTTGCAAAGGGTCAAACCGCACGATACCAGTTTCTCTACAAGCTGGAAGATCAGGGTGTACTCCTCGATTTACTTCGCCTTATGGTGGTCTACGTCAATAGCAATGGCGGACACAGCGGCgtggagaagagaaggatcATCGAGCTCTTCGAGAAGTTTATTCCCACCTTCTTTGACATTCCCGACGAGAAGTTCCAGGAAAGAATCAACGACATCGAGGTGGAGTCCgcggaagaggatgaggatgacggtACTCCTTTGGAGCTCACCAATGGCCGCAGTCGTCGAAATGGCAAGAAGTCCGACCTCCTTCGCGGCGTCTTGGATCCCGGCCGCAACGGCAGTCGTAGCAGAGGGCAGAAGGAGGGCAGTGCCGCCTCGGGCAGCAAGGAGACAACACCCGACGTTGGATCTGCGAACGAGGAAGAGATGCCTGACGCCCCAGAGGATGGCTCCGTTCCTGAGGTGTCGAATGGCCGCTGGCTTCCCACGATCCCACGACCTGCCATTGTCGATAAAAGCAAGGGTGATCCAGCGAATGACCTGGTCGATGTGGACGGCGAGTTGAAGGCAGACGCTCCATTCACCCGATCGGTCTACAACTTCTACTGCAACCAGACCATCTatgtcttcttcaccatcttcacGACGTTATACAAGCGATTGTTGGATGTCAAGGAGAGCAGAGCGAGCGTTTTCGAGGAGATTGAGCGTGAGCAGGCTGAGAAGCCAGCCAAGACCTTGGGCACAGTCAACGGTGGCTTGAAGTTCTTTGACCCCACTAACCCAGAGTCCTTCTGGCCAAAGACTGTCCAACTGATTGAGGACTacattggtggtgaggttgatgagaacCGGTACCAGGATGTGTTGCGCCACTACTACCTcaagagggggtggaagttgTACACCATTCAGGATGTCCTCAAGTCTCTGTGCCGTCTTGCGCTCCAGTGCAATAACCCGGACGCAAAAGGTGAGAAGGCTAAGGAACTAGTCAAGGCCTTCCTTGACAGCCGGGCGCAGAGCGAGACGAGTTTCCAGAATGAGATCAGCATGCGCAAGTTTGCCGAAAAGTGCatcaaggatggggagatgtTTGTCATTAGCTGG AACCCCAAGGGTAAATTCGCCACCACCCGCTGGCTCCAAAAGGACGAGACAACGTTTTACACGGACGAGATGGAGCGGGTGCAGCAGTGGCAGTACTACATCTCGTCGTACATCCGGATCGAGAACACGGAAGGGATCCCGCGGTCTCGGCTGCAAAAGGTGTTGCTGGAGCGGAACCTGCCCTCGGACGCTAAGGACTCCTCTGACGATGGTTTCTTGCCCAAGCCGTTGGTGTACTCTGAGAACCTGATTGTCCGGACCTGCCTCAACTCTTACAAGATGGTGTTTGAGCAGGGCACTAGTGACTGCGCCGTCTACAGTACCGATTCGGCcagggaggttgaggtggacgGGGACGAGGACGCGGCACAGGCGATGTTTTCGGCggagttgaggggggagaagatcaaggagaggttgttgattAATAACCAGTGGATGAAGGGGCATAGTCATGATGAGGTGCAGAGGTCGAAGGATGATTTTCAgaggtggatggatggggttgttgggggggtggatggaggggagggacaGGGGCAGGATGTGGCTAtggagggttga
- a CDS encoding uncharacterized protein (EggNog:ENOG503PP7E) translates to MQLTTVFSSLVVLGGLAVAAPVDVPDEEPCVDGIICFDALSACGVKYGGCYNVCKADQKPKPPACPATSTVVTTKVVQLTPSATTKKTTSTTSKSTLTTSTRKATTTTKKTTTTAKATTTSKKPTSTSKKPTTTPKPTTTPKPVTTKIPTSTTKPSTCNGSGMTVCADYINECGMMYGGCFPDCKPWPTFTAPPCRPPVSTSIRLVPVPIPTYPVITVRPQA, encoded by the exons atgcaGCTGACGACAGtgttttcttctcttgttgTCTTGGGAGGGTTGGCGGTAGCAGCCCCTGTTGATGTGCCCGATGAGGAGCCTTGTGTGGACGGAATCATCTGCTTTGACGCCCTGAGTGCTTGTGGTGTCAAATACGGCGG CTGCTACAACGTCTGCAAGGCCGACCAGAAGCCCAAACCGCCCGCTTGCCCGGCCACCTCCACTGTCGTCACAACCAAGGTGGTCCAGTTGACTCCCTCTGCTACCACCAAGAAGACGACCAGCACAACTTCCAAAAGCACCTTGACGACCTCCACCAGGAAGGcgactaccaccaccaagaagaccaccaccactgccaaggctaccaccacttccaagaagcccacctccacctccaagaaGCCTACCACTACTCCTAAGCCGACCACTACCCCCAAGCCCGTGACGACCAAGATCCCGACATCCACTACCAAGCCCTCGACTTGCAACGGGAGCGGAATGACGGTTTGTGCTGATTACATCAATGAGTGTGGGATGATGTATGGCGG ATGCTTCCCTGACTGCAAGCCGTGGCCTACATTCACTGCTCCTCCTTGCAGGCCGCCGGTCAGCACTAGCATCAGGCTTGTGCCGGTGCCGATTCCTACGTATCCTGTTATCACTGTCAGGCCTCAGGCATAG
- a CDS encoding uncharacterized protein (EggNog:ENOG503P3XU; COG:S) produces MASSQNTPNIPSAKRRRVEAANATLKKPFRSPMINRQSPSTTTSNATPTQASPSLSRRSIDSLSRPPTPATPSRPGNPSPLRLGTNSAAARRPLLLQKSFKSVSRPLPFNQRQRDTARSTNEGDELLQRIQRSHRELDAQMKKVEKELERVRQAKRIEEASRRKRPGEEVDAELSELVGKWKGASRLAAEELFEVVKGRVDGMGGGGAWRESRKRRFGDWDGEDKKGVGEEEEEEREGYRGELEGEDCEEDGQKGEEGDDAEGFTMLMMLKSLNIEPEVLGWDPGEEKWKD; encoded by the coding sequence ATGGCCTCATCACAAAACACCCCCAACATCCCCTCGGCCAAACGCCGGCGCGTGGAGGCCGCGAATGCGACTCTTAAGAAGCCGTTCAGATCACCAATGATCAACCGGCAGAGTCCAtccacaaccaccagcaaTGCAACCCCGACACAAGCATCGCCAAGTCTGTCTCGCCGCTCTATCGACAGCTTGTCTcgcccaccaacaccagcaaccccctcGCGACCAGGCAATCCGTCACCCCTTAGGCTGGGGACGAACAGCGCTGCCGCCCGGAGACCGTTGCTTCTCCAGAAAAGCTTCAAGTCCGTGTCGAGGCCTTTGCCGTTTAATCAGCGGCAGCGGGACACTGCTAGGTCTACTAATGAGGGAGATGAATTATTGCAACGAATCCAGCGCTCTCATAGGGAGTTGGATGCACagatgaagaaggtggagaaggagcttgAGCGGGTGAGGCAGGCTAAGAGGATTGAGGAGGCGTcgcggaggaagaggcctggggaggaggttgatgctgaGCTGAGCGAGTTGGTTgggaagtggaagggggCGAGTAggttggcggcggaggagttgtttgaggttgtcaaggggagggtggatgggatggggggcgggggggcttggagggagagtaggaagaggaggtttggggattgggatggggaggataaaaagggggtgggagaggaggaggaggaggagagggagggttaCAGGGGTGAgcttgagggggaggattgtgaagaggatggtcaaaaaggggaggagggggatgatgcgGAGGGCTTTACGATGCTCATGATGTTGAAAAGTTTGAATATTGAGCCGGAAGTTTTGGGGTGGGATCCTGGAGAGGAGAAGTGGAAGGACTGA